In Mixophyes fleayi isolate aMixFle1 chromosome 11, aMixFle1.hap1, whole genome shotgun sequence, one DNA window encodes the following:
- the CLMP gene encoding CXADR-like membrane protein produces MQTLLCCFLGLCCAIGTYGSLTEIRSVSEENVTLPCQHTLGLAGNNLDIEWLSNISDHGQKVILSYSGGKVYENEDFKGRYRFFSNYSAGDAAIFIRSLQPSDAGLYICKVKNAGNYEWKYISLKILVKPSEPDCWIEGEQIMGRNVTLHCKSSAGTPPMLYRWQRVNLKHKDELPPHISNTARLETPQRLVLQNVSAVDNGSYRCVVTNDAGRRICDVYLTVQSPPDVAFLAGVICGTVGGVVFLFFICWFLFRKKKLKKLEEDEFLNEIREDAEAPKARLMKPESSTSGSRSSRSGSSSTRSTTNSASRSQRTLSTQETLHGQSKHHCLEQI; encoded by the exons GTCTCTGCTGTGCCATCGGAACATACGGATCTCTGACGGAGATCAGAAGTGTGTCCGAGGAGAATGTGACGCTGCCCTGCCAGCACACACTGGGATTGGCAGGAAACAATCTGGACATTGAATGGCTCTCAAACATTTCTGACCACGGGCAGAAAGTG ATACTCAGCTACAGTGGAGGAAAAGTCTATGAAAATGAAGACTTCAAGGGCCGTTACCGGTTCTTTTCCAACTACTCAGCTGGAGACGCGGCCATCTTTATCCGATCTCTACAGCCCAGTGACGCTGGGCTGTACATATGCAAAGTGAAGAATGCCGGCAATTATGAATGGAAGTACATCAGCTTGAAGATTTTAG TGAAGCCTTCGGAACCGGATTGTTGGATAGAAGGAGAGCAAATAATGGGAAGAAATGTCACCTTACACTGCAAGTCATCAGCGGGCACACCGCCCATGTTGTACCGCTGGCAACGTGTAAACTTAAAGCATAAGGATGAATTGCCACCGCACATATCAAATACTGCACGGCTCG AAACACCCCAGCGACTTGTGTTGCAAAATGTCAGTGCGGTGGACAATGGCTCGTACCGTTGTGTTGTGACAAATGATGCTGGAAGAAGGATATGTGATGTATACCTGACAGTACAGT CACCACCTGATGTGGCATTCCTCGCAGGTGTCATTTGCGGCACTGTGGGAGGTGTGGTCTTTCTGTTTTTCATCTGCTGGTTTCTGTTTCGGAAAAAAAAGCTCAAGAAACTGGAAGAAGATGAGTTCCTCAATGAAATTAG GGAGGATGCAGAAGCCCCTAAAGCTCGACTGATGAAACCTGAATCATCCACTTCAGGCTCCAGAAGCTCACGCTCAGGTTCGTCGTCTACCCGGTCTACAACCAACAGTGCCTCTCGTAGCCAACGAACTCTCTCAACGCAGGAAACTCTTCACGGACAGTCAAAACACCACTGCCTGGagcagatataa